GGGTTGGAGCGGTCTTGCGCCATGCTTTCACAAATGTTGGAGGCTCGGGGCCACGAGGTGCATTTGGTAATTTTGAACGATGAAATAGACTATCCTTTTAGCGGTAAAATGCTGAATTTAGGAAAAATAAAAACCGAAAATGACGCCTTAGTAAAACGATTTCTTCGATTTCGAAAATTTCGAAATTATTTAAAAACAGAAAAATTTGATGTAGTAATAGACCATCGCCCTAAAAATAACTTTAATCGCGAATTGTTTTACGCTAACTTTATCTACCGCGAAATAAATAAAATTTACGTGGTGCACAGTTCAAAAAAGACAGAATATTTAACTGAAAACCCGAGTGCATTTTCAAAAATTTATAGAAAAAACAGTATAAATATAGCTGTATCAAAATACATTGAAACCGAAGTTTTAAAAAAGGAGGGCATACATAATTCGGTAACGATCCACAACGGGTTTGATCCAAATTGGGAGAGTATGAGTAGCAAATTGCCCGAAATACTTCAAAATAAAAAATACATTCTCTCCTACGGTAGATTGGACGATTCGGTTAAAGATTTTTTATTTTTAATTGAAGCTTTTATGCAATCCAGCGTTTGGGAAAAAGATGTTCATCTCGTTATTTTGGGCGATGGAAAGGATAGGGAAATGCTTCAGAAATTTGCAAACTCAAAAGCGTGTTTTGATAAAATAATCTTTTTGCCTTTCACAAATAGTCCATTTGCCATTATCAAAAATGCCCGCTGTGTTAGCCTTACCAGCAAATACGAAGGTTTCCCGATGGTGCTTGTAGAGTCCCTTTCGTTGGGAACACCGGTGGTTTCGCTGGATATTGTTTCGGGTCCTTCCGAAATTATACAACACCATAAAAACGGTTTGTTGATTCCCGAAAGAAGTTTACCTTTATTCGCTGAAGCGCTGCAAAGCGTATGTTTTGATGAGACGCTTTTTCAAAATTTAAAGAAGAATACAAAATCTTCCGTCGAAAAATTTTCAATGCAAAATATTTCTGAAAAATGGAACCAAACTTTACTTCATGCACTACGTTGATTTGGATAAAATAGCCCTAAAGGAAATTCCTAAAATTAGCGACCCCGACGGTCGCGGTAATCTTTCTGTAGTAGAAAAAGACTTTTTGCCATTTACAATAAAACGGGTGTATTATTTGTACGATGTGCCAAGTTCTTCAACTCGCGGCGGCCATGCGCATAAACAATTACAGCAGTTTTTAATTGCTCTAAGCGGTAGTTTTGACGTGGTTTTAGACAATGGCAAAACACGGCGCACAATTACTTTAAACAGACCAGATAGGGGGTTGTTAATTCCAAATGGTGTTTGGCGCGAACTAGAAACATTTTCATCGGGAGCTGTTTGTTTATCTTTAGTGAGCGAAGTGTATAACGAAGCAGACTACATTCGCGATTACGATGAATTTAAATTATTTAAAGGTGCCTAAACGCAAGCCTAATTTTTCTAGATTATTTTTCGTTTTTGAAAGATATTTAAGAATTGTTTTGTTTTGACGCAGCAGAAAGCGTTGTTTTTTACTGAGATTGGTCTGATTTATTTTACCTAAGTTTTTTTTAAAAGCCGGTTTATCACCTTCCATTTTTGCCAAAATACAAAGCGAATATCTGTTTAAATCTAAAAATTTTTTTAACGCAGGATTATTTTCTTCAAAAGGTTCGTAGGCTTCAAAATTGGCTTTTTCAGCAACGTTTTTTACACTGTTAAACAAGCCACTTGTGCGTACTACATACGTTGCGCAAACTTTTGGACTGAAAACTACTTTGTATTTCAGGCCAATGCGAACGTATAAATCTGTGTCTTCTCCACTCTTTATTTCAGGATTATAATTTCCTACTTCATCAAAAACACTTTTTTTTACTACAAAAGACGAACTGTGCAAAACCGAGTCTAATTGGCTCGCCTCAAAATAATCTACCAGTACCGCATCATTATCAATTCTCTTTATGGAATAACTATTTTGAAATTTTTTTCCGTTGCGAATAATCTCGGCTGCCGTGGCAAATACATATTGGTTTGAAAATTTTTTCAGCAGTCTATTTTGTTCTTCCAAATAAAATGGATACCAATAATCGTCTGCATCTAAAAGTGCAATATTTTCGCTTTGTGCTTTTGCTATCGCTGCATTTCGAGCTGCTGCGGCACCTTTATTTTGTTGCAAAAAATAACGAATACGCGAATCGTTGAACTTTAAAATTTCGGCTTCACTAGTATCGGTACTACCATCGTTTACAATAATAATTTCAAAATCGGAAAATGTTTGCGCCAAAACACTTTTCAGGGTGTCGCCAATGTACTTTTCTTTGTTATAAACTGCTATTACTACTGAAAATTTCATCGTGTCATATTTTTTATAAACTGAGGTAATACCCCAATCTATATACATCGAAGATAACCAACGAAGGTCTAGACGACAAGAGGTTTTTTTCCATAGCGGCTTTAAAAGTTTTATAAAATACAGAAGCCACCTCCCTCAATTTGTACTTTTTTAGTACTTCTGCTTTTTTAGAAAGCGCGGTTTCGTTGTGTTTTATTAAGCCTTGCGCCACAAAACTATGCAGACTTTCTACAGATTCTCTTGATTTGCGAAGAAATATTTCGCTACTCTCCAAACCAAGATGAATTACAGGATTATCTATATGTGCCACGTGTATGTTTTTTGCCTTGGCATCTAAAGCAAAAAGCGTGTCTTCGTGCCTTAAATTTGGAATTTCCTCATTAAAAGCTAATTTGGAAAAAACCGATTTTTTTATCAGAAAGTTAAGTGTTAAAAAACGTAGATGCGGTTGTTTTTCCCTTTCTGGAACTGGGAGGGCCTCTCTTTCTTTCCCGTACTGCCAGCGCAAGATTTCCGATTTTGGGGGTGGATCGGATTGATAGAGGATGCCGCCGTAAATAATTTCAGTGTGTTTATTTATTGCGGCTAAGTATTTTTTTAGAAAATCGGCTCTAATTATTTGGGTATCGGCATCTAAAAAAAGCAGGTTTTCGTATTTGGCATTATTAGCCAAAAGGTTGCGAATAGCACTCCTGCCAATATTTTTTTTCAATTTATGGTATGTTGCATTTTCCAAACTGTTTATGGCTTCGTTTTCAGCAACGGGGTTTGGCGAACAATCATCGTAAACGTTTATTTCAAATATAATAGCCAATTTTTTAGCCTGTACATGCAGCGATGCTACCAACTTAAATACATTGTAATTATATGTGGGAATTAAGATTGAAATCATTTTTTCGATATTAATATGGTTTCTTCCACAAACCCATAACGCTCGTTTTCCGGAAATGTGTTTATTTCTACATTTTTAAAGCCGCTTTCTTTTAATCTTTCTTGCAATCCAGCTACCGAATAAACGCGCACATGATCCTCTTGTCCAAAAGCTTTTAAGCGGGCTTTTGGGGTTTTTATTGAAGCATCTTCGAATGTTTTTCCCGTCTTAAAAGGAGTTTGGATAATGCAGGTTCCATTGCTTTTTAGAACGCGATGTAATTCGGTCATGGCTTTTCTATCGTCTTCAATATGTTCTAAAATATGATAGCAAATTATTAGATCGAAAATATTTGCGTCCAACGGAATTTGGGTAATATCGTACTTGTATTCGGCAATAAATTCGGCCTCGTAATCTGTGCTAAAGTAAGTAATGGATGGGTTTTTCTTTAGCAATCTATAAACGCTTCGCGATGGGGAAAAATGAAGCACTTTCCCCTGGAGCAAATTGTTTGAATGTAATAGCGAATATAATCTTCGAGTTCGCGAACGGCTTCCACAAAATGGACAGAGCAGATCTGCCGGTATTTTTATAAAACGTTTAATACCTTTCCCACATACAGTACACTCGTGATTTTTTCCTCGTAAGTGAAATGCAAAAATAGATCGAAAAAAAACTTCGTGTTCAAAAAGTAATTTTTTTGGCACGAGGGTATATGCTGCCTTTTTAAGTAATTGGTACATGCCGCTAAAATACAGCAATCTTTTTTGGAAGGCGTATATTTTTAATTAGAAAATGCTTTAAATTATTTCCTTATTTCTTCAATTTTGAAAAAAGAAGTACCTTGTGTAAAAAGATTGATACGTGCGAATTCTATTTTTATTTTTATTGAGTTTTTTCTTCATGTTTTCGGCCTTTGGGCAGGAAGAAGCTTGGTTTTTTCTTCGTGCTCGCGACACTTCATTCGTACCTTCATTTGAAAAAAAAGATGCTTATTTAATTTACACAGGAAACGATGCCCGATTGAAAGCTGCATTGCGGAATTATAAAATTAAAACCTTCAAAAAAACGTGGAAACACGCCCGAAAGGAAAACCTGCAGAAAACATTCTTCGTAATTGCAGATAAGCAAGCCCTCATGACAGATTTGCTGCAGAATGCATCGCATCTTTTTGAATTTGGAGAACAAATAGCACAAGAAGATAAAAAAATTTTTGAACCCAACGATTACGGGTTAACCAGTACTATTGGCGAAAATCTTGGCGCACAGGTAAATCTAGATTATTTAGATGTAATGGAAGTGCCCAAGGCGTGGTATTACACCACAGGATCGCGCGATGTTATTGTTGGAATCTCTGACGGTTCCGTTCCGACAGACGATATTGAATTTGCTGGAAAGAGTAAGGTGATTCGAGAATCCTTTTTGGCAAAAGGCCACGGTATTTCAGTAGCCGAAACGGCTGCAGGTCAAGGTGATAATGGTTATGGTATTGCTGGCGTGTGTTATGATTGCAGTATTTACGCTACAAATTATCGTCATTTTGATACGTTGGAACAACTTGTTGAACTTTCTAAATTAGGTGTAAAAGTAATTAACTGCAGTTGGGGGCTTACCCATTATTACGAAACTGCACAACAAGCTATATACGAAATGTTAAACAATGGCACGGTGGTAGTAGCCATTGGCCACAATCAATCTTATTATCACACCAAAGGACAAAAGTATTATTATCCGGCTTCATATGATGGTGTAATTTCGGTTTCGTCGGCGTCGCATCGTTACGAGCATTATTGGGAAAATATTCGTGTGGAAGAAGACAAAGGTTTGTATTATGTAAAAAACATTCGCAATTATGTAGGGCTCACAGGTGGTTTTAAAAACAATGATACTACTCAAGTTCCACATTTGTACCCAATTAGTATTAGAAACCTGAACAGTGCAATTGATATTGTGGCGCCTTCAAGTGGTTTGTTTAGGTACAGCGAACTGGCACTGAGAGATAAAATAGACGTGAGTGAATTTAATCAAACTTCGGGGGTTGCTCCTTTAGTTACGGGTACTGTCGGACTTATGTTTTCGCTCTATCCTTGCTTGCCAGCTGACCAAGTGGAGAGCATTATTAAACTTACATCATCCAATATTGACGATGTAGAACCCAATAAACCGTATGCAGGAATGTATGGCGCCGGAATGCTAAACACCGGTCGCGCCGTAAAGATGGTTTTTGATATGTTTGCTGGAAAAGGTGCTGTAACAATGGAAAATCAGCGTTTTAGCCGTTGGAATTTTAAACTTACCGCCCTTGCCGAAGTGGTAATTAAAAATCAGGAATTTACTGAAGATGCTCGTTTAGATTTAACTTCAAAAAGAGGTATTGTTATTTCAGAAAATACAGTTTTAAAGCCGGGTGCACTCGGAAAAATTCATCTCAAAATTGATCCATCACTCGAGAAAGAGTGTGAGTTGCAACTTCGCGATCCGAGTATATTGGATGATTAATCTTTAACCGAAAACTGACAACCGATAACGGTTTACACCGTCTTCTGCACAACTTCAAAAATTTGGTTTTCGTCGCACTTTAGTGTTTTGGAAGGATATTTCAACAGTAAGGCATAGTCGTGGGTTGCCATTAAAATAGTATTTCCGTTTTTATTTATTTCGCGTAAAACCTCCATTACTTCTACACTCGTTTGCGGATCGAGATTTCCGGTTGGCTCATCTGCTAAAATAAGTTCGGGGTCGTTTAAAAGTGCACGGGCAATTGCCACACGTTGCTGTTCGCCCCCCGAAAGTTGGTACGGGTATTTAAAAGCCTTGGTTTTCATATCTACTTTGGCCAGCACATCGTTAATTTTGCTTTCCATGGCAGCTTTGTCTTTCCATCCAGTTGCCGTTAGTACAAAAAGTAAGTTGTTCTGAACCGTACGATCGTTCAGTAATTTAAAATCTTGAAAAACTACACCTAATTTTCGACGTAAAAAAGGAATATCTTTTTCTTTTAAAGTGGCAAGATCGTACCCCACAATATTGCCTTCACCTTCTTTTAGCGGAAGATCGCCGTAGAGGGTTTTCATAAAGCTACTTTTCCCGGTCCCAGTTTTTCCGATAAGGTAAACAAATTCGCCTTTATCAACTCTTACACTTACATCGGAAAGCACCAAATTATCGGTTTGATATATAGCGGCGTTTTTTAATTCTAAAACTGGCTGGGACATATTTTTTATTATTTAGATAAAATTGAATGACAACAATAAGAATCAATGGAAAAAAAGGCATTGAAAAGCGCGCGTTGGAACCAAAGGTTACTATTGCTTGTCCAACAGATGCGCCCAAAATTAGTAAAACACAGAAGAATTCAAAAGTAAATAACAA
This region of Aequorivita marisscotiae genomic DNA includes:
- a CDS encoding glycosyltransferase produces the protein MPAEKKFKVCLVSISLARGGLERSCAMLSQMLEARGHEVHLVILNDEIDYPFSGKMLNLGKIKTENDALVKRFLRFRKFRNYLKTEKFDVVIDHRPKNNFNRELFYANFIYREINKIYVVHSSKKTEYLTENPSAFSKIYRKNSINIAVSKYIETEVLKKEGIHNSVTIHNGFDPNWESMSSKLPEILQNKKYILSYGRLDDSVKDFLFLIEAFMQSSVWEKDVHLVILGDGKDREMLQKFANSKACFDKIIFLPFTNSPFAIIKNARCVSLTSKYEGFPMVLVESLSLGTPVVSLDIVSGPSEIIQHHKNGLLIPERSLPLFAEALQSVCFDETLFQNLKKNTKSSVEKFSMQNISEKWNQTLLHALR
- a CDS encoding sugar 3,4-ketoisomerase — encoded protein: MHYVDLDKIALKEIPKISDPDGRGNLSVVEKDFLPFTIKRVYYLYDVPSSSTRGGHAHKQLQQFLIALSGSFDVVLDNGKTRRTITLNRPDRGLLIPNGVWRELETFSSGAVCLSLVSEVYNEADYIRDYDEFKLFKGA
- a CDS encoding glycosyltransferase family 2 protein, which gives rise to MKFSVVIAVYNKEKYIGDTLKSVLAQTFSDFEIIIVNDGSTDTSEAEILKFNDSRIRYFLQQNKGAAAARNAAIAKAQSENIALLDADDYWYPFYLEEQNRLLKKFSNQYVFATAAEIIRNGKKFQNSYSIKRIDNDAVLVDYFEASQLDSVLHSSSFVVKKSVFDEVGNYNPEIKSGEDTDLYVRIGLKYKVVFSPKVCATYVVRTSGLFNSVKNVAEKANFEAYEPFEENNPALKKFLDLNRYSLCILAKMEGDKPAFKKNLGKINQTNLSKKQRFLLRQNKTILKYLSKTKNNLEKLGLRLGTFK
- a CDS encoding glycosyltransferase family 2 protein; translation: MISILIPTYNYNVFKLVASLHVQAKKLAIIFEINVYDDCSPNPVAENEAINSLENATYHKLKKNIGRSAIRNLLANNAKYENLLFLDADTQIIRADFLKKYLAAINKHTEIIYGGILYQSDPPPKSEILRWQYGKEREALPVPEREKQPHLRFLTLNFLIKKSVFSKLAFNEEIPNLRHEDTLFALDAKAKNIHVAHIDNPVIHLGLESSEIFLRKSRESVESLHSFVAQGLIKHNETALSKKAEVLKKYKLREVASVFYKTFKAAMEKNLLSSRPSLVIFDVYRLGYYLSL
- a CDS encoding class I SAM-dependent methyltransferase; protein product: MYQLLKKAAYTLVPKKLLFEHEVFFRSIFAFHLRGKNHECTVCGKGIKRFIKIPADLLCPFCGSRSRTRRLYSLLHSNNLLQGKVLHFSPSRSVYRLLKKNPSITYFSTDYEAEFIAEYKYDITQIPLDANIFDLIICYHILEHIEDDRKAMTELHRVLKSNGTCIIQTPFKTGKTFEDASIKTPKARLKAFGQEDHVRVYSVAGLQERLKESGFKNVEINTFPENERYGFVEETILISKK
- a CDS encoding S8 family peptidase, producing MRILFLFLLSFFFMFSAFGQEEAWFFLRARDTSFVPSFEKKDAYLIYTGNDARLKAALRNYKIKTFKKTWKHARKENLQKTFFVIADKQALMTDLLQNASHLFEFGEQIAQEDKKIFEPNDYGLTSTIGENLGAQVNLDYLDVMEVPKAWYYTTGSRDVIVGISDGSVPTDDIEFAGKSKVIRESFLAKGHGISVAETAAGQGDNGYGIAGVCYDCSIYATNYRHFDTLEQLVELSKLGVKVINCSWGLTHYYETAQQAIYEMLNNGTVVVAIGHNQSYYHTKGQKYYYPASYDGVISVSSASHRYEHYWENIRVEEDKGLYYVKNIRNYVGLTGGFKNNDTTQVPHLYPISIRNLNSAIDIVAPSSGLFRYSELALRDKIDVSEFNQTSGVAPLVTGTVGLMFSLYPCLPADQVESIIKLTSSNIDDVEPNKPYAGMYGAGMLNTGRAVKMVFDMFAGKGAVTMENQRFSRWNFKLTALAEVVIKNQEFTEDARLDLTSKRGIVISENTVLKPGALGKIHLKIDPSLEKECELQLRDPSILDD
- a CDS encoding cell division ATP-binding protein FtsE produces the protein MSQPVLELKNAAIYQTDNLVLSDVSVRVDKGEFVYLIGKTGTGKSSFMKTLYGDLPLKEGEGNIVGYDLATLKEKDIPFLRRKLGVVFQDFKLLNDRTVQNNLLFVLTATGWKDKAAMESKINDVLAKVDMKTKAFKYPYQLSGGEQQRVAIARALLNDPELILADEPTGNLDPQTSVEVMEVLREINKNGNTILMATHDYALLLKYPSKTLKCDENQIFEVVQKTV